AGTAAAAGAATGATGACCCACCAAAAGTTTGCAAGGAATTCCATAACAATAATTTATTTTTATAAAGGTACGCATTAACCCATATGCGCGGTCAAGCTTTTTATCTCCCTGAATCAGGCGGGTTCTTACCATAAAAGCACTCCCGCAGCTGAACTTCCTGAAATCCGTTACGTGTGTATTTGTTTTTGCAACGCTTGGAATACCGGGAGATCAGGAGCCTGCTTTTTCTTCCCATACCTGCACCAGGTGGATCAGCGTTTCAACAGATTTTTGCATATCCTGGATGCTCACGTATTCATGTTTACCGTGGAACGCCATTTCCCCGGTGAAAATGTCCGGGAAAGGAATGCCCATAAAAGATAACCGAGAGCCATCTGTGCCACCTCTCGCACTGCCTTTCTTAAAAACAACACCGCTCCGCTCCATAGCGATCTTTACATATTCCCCTATCTGAGGATGCAGATCCACTACCTCTTTCATATTCCGGTACTGCTCCCGGCTTTCAAATTCATACCGGCTTCCCGGGTACCTGCCGGTGGCCTGCCTGGCAAATTGCTCCAGCCGGGCCTCGTGTAATTTCAGTTGCGCCGTTTCAAAATCCCGGACAATAAAACTCAGAGAGGCTTTTTCTGCTCCGCCTTCGATGTGAACGGGATGTACAAATCCTTCGCGGTCTTCTGTGGTCTCTGGACTAAAGCCATCCTTTGGCAGCAGATCCAGGAAGGTGCCCGCAACTTTTATAGCGTTGATAAGTTTATCCTTGGCATAGCCGGGATGAATGCTGTTTCCAAAAAAATGAATGGTAACACCATTGGCACTAAACGTCTCGTCCGTATAACTGCCTCTTTCACCTCCGTCGAGTGTATACCCAAAATCGGCACCCAGCTTCTCCAGGTCTACATGATCAACTCCGCGACCGATCTCCTCATCCGGCGTAAACAAAATTTTGATGGTTCCATGTTTTACGTCCGGATGCATGGTCAGGTAATAGGCCAGGTCCATAATAATGGCTACACCGGCTTTGTCATCGGCTCCCAGAAGTGTGGTACCGGATGCCGTGATGATATCTTCGCCCCGTTTCGTTTTCAAATAAGGGTGGTCTCCCGGTCGTATGATTTGCCGGGGGTCATCTGGCAATACAATATCTCTGCAATCATAGTTTTGATGTACAATGGGTTTCACATCTTTACCTGAACAATCGGAAGAAGTGTCAACATGACTGCAAAAGCAGATCACCGGAACCTGCTTCTCGGTATTTGCCGGTATGGTAGCATATACATAGCCAAAATCATCCAGAATAGCATCCGTTATGCCCATTGCTTTTAATTCTTCAACCAGGATCTTACTTAAGTCCTTTTGCCGGGCTGTAGAGGGCACTGTATCTGATTGGGGATCGCTTTGGGTGTCAATCGTAACATACTTTAAAAAACGGTCAGAAACCGTAAAATTATAGGTCATGGTCGCTAATTCAATAAACAACAAAGGTACTTAAAAAATCAATATGCATCCACAAAAAACAAACATTATCAGCATATTATCGAAAACAGTTGAAATAAAAATAAACACAAAAGCAGCTCTGAAGCTGCTTTTAATCAAATGGAATATTGCCGGTTGTTAAGGCATAATGATCAAGGGGCTTCCGCCTTCTATTTCTACCAGTTCCAGGTCGAAAACAAGATCTTTTCCCGCAAGGGGGTGATTGGCATCCAACACAATTTTATCATCGGTTATCTCTTTTACAGTCACCTGAAATTGCTGTCCCTGAGGATCGCTCATTACCAGGGGCATTCCTACTTCCACTTCCATATCCTGGGGCAGGCGGTCCTTTGGCATTTCGATGATCATATCCGGGTTTACTGGTCCGTAAGCCTCTTCTGCAGGAATGGTAATGGTCTTTTTATCACCAACAGCCATACCGGTAACCCCATCATCGAACCCTTTGATCACCATGCCGCTCCCGATCTCAAATGGCAGCGGATCCCGGCCTTCGGAAGAATCGAATGTTTCCCCGGTGGTCAGTTTTCCGTGGTAGTGAACCTTTACTTTATCGCCTTTTTTTGCTTGTTGCATTGATTGAATTTAAAATGAATAAACTGATTTGTGGGCAAGGTAGGTTTTTTTATGCAGATGCCATAATTTGAAATCCCGCTGCTCTTTCCCGATTCAACTATTTCTTTGGAAATCCCGGGCTTTTCATTACCTCTTCGATCTGCAGCGTGTGTCGCTCGCTGTGCGCCGCCAGCAACAGGAACCCCTGGAACACGTTGAGGGTTCCTGCAGGAGTTTGCATATAGTGTGTTTCCATCGGTTCCTGTGTTGTTCTCAGGAACTGGATGATTGAATCTCTTTTTGAAACATACGCTGCCAACGCCTCTTTCGCACCGGTAAACTGGTTACCAGGCCGCAAAACCTCCGGGGCCTGCGCCTTTTTAGACCGGTCGGTTACTCCCGCAATTAGTTGCTCATTGGTAAGTGGCCTTTCCGGCATTATCAACATAGCTGAATCATTTTTAAGCGTCATCATGCACCACTGCCATATTCCGTTTTCTGCCAATGCAATATGTTCAATACATTGAGCAACGGACCAGCGTGTGGAATCCGGTTTGTAATTCAACTGCGCATCACTTAGCTTTTGTACATCGTTCAGCAGCCGCTGCTTTGTTTTCAGAAAATAATCGATCGCAAACTTCCGGTCTGCCGGCGTGATCTCTTTTTTCTCAGAACCTGCAAAGCCGCTGATAAGGATAAATGATAAACCCAGGAATAGCTGTTTCATAAAATAATTTTAAGTGATTGAAATGATAAGTGGCAGGAATATAAAACAAGCCGGTTCAGCGACCCTTTGCCAGGAGAACAGGAAACGTATCACTCCCTTCCGGTTTGGTTACCTAAAGATAGACGATTTACCATTATTTTTGCGGGATGATGTTGAATGAGCAGGCAAAAAATTTACGGATCGTATTTATGGGAACACCGGAATTTGCGGTTGCAAGTTTGGATGCTCTCGTCAGGGCGGGAAGCACCATCGTGGGAGTGATCACCGCCCCGGACAAACCGGCC
The sequence above is a segment of the Niabella agricola genome. Coding sequences within it:
- the pepT gene encoding peptidase T; its protein translation is MTYNFTVSDRFLKYVTIDTQSDPQSDTVPSTARQKDLSKILVEELKAMGITDAILDDFGYVYATIPANTEKQVPVICFCSHVDTSSDCSGKDVKPIVHQNYDCRDIVLPDDPRQIIRPGDHPYLKTKRGEDIITASGTTLLGADDKAGVAIIMDLAYYLTMHPDVKHGTIKILFTPDEEIGRGVDHVDLEKLGADFGYTLDGGERGSYTDETFSANGVTIHFFGNSIHPGYAKDKLINAIKVAGTFLDLLPKDGFSPETTEDREGFVHPVHIEGGAEKASLSFIVRDFETAQLKLHEARLEQFARQATGRYPGSRYEFESREQYRNMKEVVDLHPQIGEYVKIAMERSGVVFKKGSARGGTDGSRLSFMGIPFPDIFTGEMAFHGKHEYVSIQDMQKSVETLIHLVQVWEEKAGS
- a CDS encoding FKBP-type peptidyl-prolyl cis-trans isomerase; translated protein: MQQAKKGDKVKVHYHGKLTTGETFDSSEGRDPLPFEIGSGMVIKGFDDGVTGMAVGDKKTITIPAEEAYGPVNPDMIIEMPKDRLPQDMEVEVGMPLVMSDPQGQQFQVTVKEITDDKIVLDANHPLAGKDLVFDLELVEIEGGSPLIIMP
- a CDS encoding DinB family protein; the protein is MKQLFLGLSFILISGFAGSEKKEITPADRKFAIDYFLKTKQRLLNDVQKLSDAQLNYKPDSTRWSVAQCIEHIALAENGIWQWCMMTLKNDSAMLIMPERPLTNEQLIAGVTDRSKKAQAPEVLRPGNQFTGAKEALAAYVSKRDSIIQFLRTTQEPMETHYMQTPAGTLNVFQGFLLLAAHSERHTLQIEEVMKSPGFPKK